In Plasmodium cynomolgi strain B DNA, scaffold: 0807, whole genome shotgun sequence, the DNA window tcatattttttattattgattctcatttatattttacacaGAATTGACTTAATTTCTTGAACAAGTATTTTTATAAGagaaattcttttaaatattaaaactCACATATTTAACACaatttattatacttatttcaataatatacaaaaattactatttataaattatattgcGCATAAAATTGTTCTGCTACAGAAACGAGGTTTCTCTGgaataaatatgataaaacAGTAGATACATAAAGAGTACTATTAAAAAACtatattatatgttcatttattaaaaaaaatggaatctAGATATAATActacaaaatttttagtaATTTACATTTGAATTCACTAATATGAATTATTAGATATTactatttcttttaatactctgttttatataaatactaaaaagaaattgtagagggaacaaatatttatgtatacattatttactttttatgtagAAATTTATACCCCAATCTGAAAAAGATTTGCCCTCAGAAAAGTTTTATGATGCTATGGACAAGGTACCTGAGAATtacaattattataatatagaaTGTATTAagatgaacataaaaataataaatattgaaAAGATGAATTTGAAGGTacatgaaaatttaaaaaaaaaatattacaagtGAAAGAAATTTGTAGAAAGATCAtaagaaatttaaatgacTATGCATTATGGGATAATTCGAATGCTAAATACGATGTGTGCaaacttttaaattattgggtaTATAGTAGATTAGTTCGTATTTGGGGTTCTGATAAACCTAGTATTATTACTACTCCTCTTGCCGCCCTCCATAGGGTATGGAAtgaatttcttaaaaaatcatcaaaTACGTCTCTCAATAATAAATGTATCCCTGATATGGGTTTAGCTGTACAGCATAACTGGCAggataggaaaaaattgtacgatTATTATGTTGATTATGATTATCTTCTTTATATGGCCAAAAACTATGACAAAGATGAAtgcacatattattataaaattaatgaaatgattccattatataatttctaTAAGGATTTATGTAGTACTCATAGAGAAAGATGTCCAGACGTCTTTTATGAATTCCCGGTAGAAAATATTGAGTCTGAGCTAACAGATTTACAATGTTATTCTAAATTTAATGGTATAAATGGTCCCATTTTAGAGGCTACTTCTTCGCTTCAACTTGTAGACAACAAAGGAGAGCATGAAAAACCTGC includes these proteins:
- a CDS encoding CYIR protein (putative;~vir-type antigen), encoding KIIRNLNDYALWDNSNAKYDVCKLLNYWVYSRLVRIWGSDKPSIITTPLAALHRVWNEFLKKSSNTSLNNKCIPDMGLAVQHNWQDRKKLYDYYVDYDYLLYMAKNYDKDECTYYYKINEMIPLYNFYKDLCSTHRERCPDVFYEFPVENIESELTDLQCYSKFNGINGPILEATSSLQLVDNKGEHEKPAEDISDYIIDDYTVESNTQLDSGNSGIGKKVTHSILGAAPVLLTGTVLYRVCIYFVNIYHYSTNL